From bacterium:
CCTACCCCAGGTTGTGTAAAGGGATATCGTTTCTTGATCCTCCGCTATCTGACTTAGCCAGAAAGATTGGTTCCAGTCGCGCTTATAGCTCTCGTAATAAATCCATAAAGCGATTGTCATTGATGAACCGTTCAGCGGAGTTTTTAATCTGAGTTGCAGACTCGAATCGATTCCATTACAGAGAACTTCCTTTTGATAAACAGCTGCTTCTTGAATCAAAGCCGCGCTTTCGATCTTGACCGGTCTGGGTGGCGGCGGGTAATTCACATCGATGATCTCAAAACTTTCATCCGTACCAACCGAAATATGCTTTGTTGAAATCCTCCTGTCCTGTACGATGAAGTAGGGGCCGATAGAACGGATGGCATAACGTCCATCTGAAGCATGAATCATTGTGAGGTATTCCTTTTGAGGATCGGGGGGACCCATGAGCCTTACACGACCGTCGCTTTGAACTCGAACGTATTGTCCGTTTGATGTGCGGAGATTGAACATGCATTCGACTGAATAGAGCCACTGCCATTGAAACCGGACGCCCGGTTCCAGTGGACTATCCACAACAACGAGATCTCACCCAGGGCACAAAGCCATCCGCCATCAGAAGTGCGAAACGCAACTTCACCAGGTTTGAGTCCGATGCGACGAGCAACTGAAGTTGAGGATTCGCCCAAATGAAAACAGGGATAAGCGAGAATCGATGAATCAAAACTATTTTCGCCAAAGTCATTCACTACGATAGTGAGTTCGCGAGCTTGTTGTGGAATCGAGACATCAATCGGGATTCCCTGGGGACTCTCGTGAAGCGCAGGTGAATCAAAAACGCGGATGCCATCAATCCAGATTTCGTATTTCCATGTGCCGTGAGCGCACACGTCTTGATCCCATCGTGATCCGATCGCTGTAAAACGATGAGCATCGTCCGGTATTTCATATGTAACGGATGCGGGCGCGGCAAGATCCAAGAAAGTTGTGCAAGGTTTTCCGCCAATCGGCAAAACTTTTTCGTTCACATCTTTGCAAACGTTTAGCGTTCCGGAACCTACCTTCACTTTCATGGGAACAAGATCACCAAGGAATATTGCGTCGTCCGGAATGTGAGAGAGTTGTTCAACAAGTGGCCGCAGACGAAAATACGGCCACGCCAGAATCGCGTGGTCATACGATCTGTCACCCAGTGGATCGGTGATGACAGTCAAACGCCGCGAGCCGGGCGGGATATCAATCACCAGAGGAATTCCCTTGCGACGTTCCGAGAGAGGAGGCGACATAAAAACGACCTTCTCATCAATGAGAAACTCGTAAGTCCAACTGGAATGGAAAGTCTGCACAATATCGGCACGCGCAAGTACGGTTGTGAATTGCAAGGCGCCGGGTGGTATCGACCAGCTGAATTCGCCGGGTGGGTGAACTGTAACAAATGTGACGCAGGTCCTGTCGCCGATCATACAACGCCGGACTCCCCAGGCATCATTCACAAGAGGAGCATAAGGACTAGTCGCGGGCAGGGGTTTCAGATCGCCCAGAAAAATTCCATGCTCGGGAGATTTTGCAAGCCGGTCAATATCCGGCTCACCGGTCGCATAGTAAACCCATCCTGATTCATCACGTGATGCTGAAACCGCGAGTCGAAATCCATGCTCAGGCCCCCGAACATCTCGATGCAGTGGATTTCGCGCAGCCGACCGTGCACTATGCACTCCCCATGCCCAGCATCCTCCGCGGTGGCACGCTTTCACGTTGGGAACTGGACCGACGGGATCGATAGATTTTTTGTGATCGAAAGCTCGAAGCCCATCACTTACCCATTCCGCAACGTTCCCTTGCATGTCATGAAGACCCCATGCATTTGCCGACCGTTGTTTTACGTCGTGAGTTTCTCCGCTGCAGTTCTCCAGGACCCATGCCATTTCCTGCCACAATCCCGAACCCGCAAACGGTCCAACCGTTCCGGCGCGGCATGCATATTCCCATTCTGCTTCAAGCGGAAGCCGGGCCTCGAGTCCGGCTATCGACTGATTTAACTTTTTTATGAAAAGTGTACAGTCCTCCCAGGATACTGTTTCAACGGGACGATTTTCAGCCTGGAATTTTGACGGATTTGTTTCGATTACTGCTTTCCAGAGAGCTTGCGTGCACTCCGTCTCGGCAATCCAGTATGGTTTTGTCAGTGCGACTTCATGCTGCGGAGTTTCATTCTGCTCTCCGTCTTCTTCCGCGGGACTTCCCATCAGAAATACACCCGGCTCGATTAAACGAAGCCGTTGCCGAACGCCCTTCACTTCCAGTTCGGCCCAACAACGACCGTTCGGAAGCGATTCCATCCCCCACGTAACAGCCCAACTCGGCACCCAAGCATAAGCATCGACAAATTCTTGTGCTTCACGCGCGAGCGGACCGTCCGGACACACTTTGAGATACTCACGCCATCTTTTCGGAGTCGGCTCAATCCGAACCAGTGCGCCATGCAAGCCCTGTTGAAATTCGCAGGATTCGTCCGGTGTTCTGTCAGGAAAAAGAGTAACAAACGTGTGCCACGCGCCGCGTGCTTCGTGTGGATCCGTTGCTCTTCTTGCGCGCAAAAGTGTTTCCGCTCGAAGTCGAAGGATGGATTCTTGCGCTTCTGTTGCATGCTCACTACCAGGAAAACTCAACAGAAATCTTCGCCACAAAGGAACAGCATCCCAACGTCGGTTGTACTCTTTGTCTTTGCCAGATCTGCCTCCTCCAGCTTCCTTAAACTCTCCCGTGCTTCTTCGGCTCCGGTTCCTGAACTGTAATGAGATAAATATTCCGCCCAGCCTTCGGGGGTATTCAAAGAACGCGCACGGTTTAGTTCGTCTCCAAAACAATCTTCGAGTCTTGTATGAACGAGCGTTTCAATGTTCTTCAAAGCTCGATCGAAGGAGGGTTCTTTCCCCAATGCAAGCGCCACATCCACCCCGGCGGAGGCATGATCCATGGCGGTATCATCCTGAACAATCCTCCACAACGCTGACGGATCACCTTCAGCATGGAGAAGATGATCCACTACAAGCTCATCCATTGAATCAAAAGGCGAATCTCCCGGCCGGGTTTTCTCAAGAGTCTTTTGCGAATTCAACAATCGCGTCAGCCGCGCGACGGAGTTTTTCATCAATGGAATGAACTTCGCGTACAAGGTCTTCAAAAGGAATCCAGGTTTCACGCCTGTAGAAATCAAACCGGATCCCGGAATCAACACCTGCGTTTTTTTCGAAATCACTCAGCTCTGCTTCCAGCTCTCTCATCTGCGTGTGCGCGTTGATGCGAAGGGCCAGACGTTCCATCATTTCCTGTCTGCGCCGCTCTTCTCCTTCCAGCAAATCGAGTTCCCTCCGGCACCGTTCGATACTGCGAAGAAGTACGATCGCCCCCATACAGACGATCCGCAGAAAACGGACCAGTCTCTGCTGCAGTTCCTCAACTCCAACCGCGAGACGTTCATCCTGCGTGTTCCCGGCGACTTCTGCAAGTTTCTTTCTCTTGTTTTCCAGTTCTTCAATTTGATTGACTTTTGCGTTGAGAAGATGGCGCAGTTGCGTAGCCAGTCACGTGAAGAAAGAAACCAGCGCAACACGATGTGAACTCAGATGATCATGCAGGTTATGGCAGTCTCTGAGCAGTTCTTCAAGAAGAGCGAATCGTTCTTGCTCGGTAAGCTTTAACTTGTCTCTGGGTATTAGACCAAGAAATGCCGCTTGGTCTTTCTCTCCACTCTGGACAATTTCCGATTGCGCGCTGATTTTTTCTTGCAGTACGCGTACCTTATCAGGAAGGTCAGGCGGCCTGAGATCCAATCCTAAAGTCCCTCCGTCAGGATCATGTGAGCGGTGGCGCATTGATGGCGCAAATTTTTCGCAGGAGCATACTCCGGTGAGTTGACCCATTCTTTGGCGCGGGCAACGCTTTCGAATTGAAGAATCACAAAACGTTTTGGAATCCAAACCCCTTCCAAAACTTCTGTGGCTCCACCGCGCGCCAGGTACTTGCCTCCATATTTAGCGATGGAGGCAGGGGCAAGTCTCTTGTACTCTTCGTATAGGATTAGATCCTGGACGTCGATATCAACGATGACATATGCAGGGATGAGTAGATTGTAAACCCAATTTGACGCTACTCTTCAACGCTTGTTAAACTGACTTCACGATTATGGTCGGCAAGGTTCTCTCCCATTACAAGATTACTGAACATCTCGGCGGTGGCGGTATGGGGATTGTGTATCGCGCCGAGGATATGAAACTGGGCCGGGGTGTCGCCCTGAAATTTCTGCCGGCTGAATTATCGAATGACTCCCAAGCGCTCGAACGCTTGCAGCGTGAAGCGCGAGCTGCATCCGCGTTGAATCATCCGAACATCTGTACGATTTACGACATCGATAGCGCAGTGATCAGAGATGATTCGACCGGGCAAAATCGGACGGTCCATTTTATCGCCATGGAATTGCTGGAGGGACAGACGCTGAAACATTCTGTCCTTGGCGTTCCGATGCAATTAGAACAAACAATCGAAATCGCAATTCAAATTGCAGATGCGCTGGATGCCGCGCATTCACAGGGAATCGTCCATAGAGATATTAAGCCAGCAAACATTTTTATTACAAAGCGAGGCCATGCAAAAATCATGGATTTCGGATTGGCAAAACTTGTGGGTGATCATCACGCACGGCAGTTGTCAGGCGCTTCAGCATTCGAAACCAGTCCTGAACATTTAACCAGTCCAGGCATGACGGTGGGCACAGTCGCTTATATGTCGCCCGAACAGGCAAAGGCGATCGAATTGGATGCGCGCACCGATCTTTTTTCATTCGGTCTCGTGATCTACGAAATGATCACGGCGCATCCTGCATTTCCAGGAAATACGAACGCAGTGATCTTTGAGGCGATTCTGAACCGCGATCCTGTCTCTCCTGTGCGATTGAACCCGGTGGTTCCAGCCGGATTGGAACAGATCATCAACAAAGCAATTGAGAAAGACCGTGATCTACGTTATCAGTCTGCAGCGGATATTCGGACGGATTTAAAGCGACTGAAGCGCGATTCAAGTAGCGGCAAGTCGGCTGCGGTTCCTGTTCCGGAAATTGCCTCGATGGAATCAGTCCCGGCACAGTCTGCAAGTACAACTGCTGTTCCGGTAACGCGGAGAACCCGAAAGCCGCTATTCATAGCAATAACGGTGGTAGTGGTCGTCGGTCTCTTGAGCGCATTCCTCTTTTTTAAAAAGCGCGAACCAAAAACAGAAACAGCAGCAACACCTGTTCAAGCAAGTTTCAGTCGCGTCACCGATTTCCCCGGACCGGAAATGTTGCCGAGCATCTCGCCTGATGGAAATTTTGTCGTCTACACAACAAAAGAAGGAAAGGACTTCGACATTTTCTTACAGCGAATCGGTGGACGGAATCCCGTTAACTTGACGAAAGACTCGGAAACGGATGACTATGCTGGGGCATTCTCGCCGGATGGACAACAGATCGCGTTTCATAAGCGCGGGGGCGGCGTTTTCACTATGGGCGCAACCGGCGAGTCGGTTCGACGGTTAACGGACTCCGGTTTCAGTCCCGCGTGGTCACCGGACGGAAAAGAAATCATTTATGCTACAGAATTTCCAATTCTCCCATTTGGACGCGGAAACAACAGCGAGCTCTGGGCGGTGAACGTGAATACGGGAACAAAGCGGCTGATTACCAAAGGGGATGCAGTCCAGCCTGCCTGGTCGCATGACGGACGTTGGATTGCATACTGGGCGATTCCTGCCGGTGGTGGTCAGCGCGATTTATGGATCATCGATTCGCGTGGCGGGTCACCAATTCAAATCACCAATGATCCAGCAATGGATTGGAATCCTGTCTGGTCACCTGATGGGCATTACCTCTATTTTTCTAGCGACCGCGGCGGGTCGATGAATGTGTGGAAGATAAGAATCGACCCAACGTCAGCGAAAGCAATCGAAGCGCCGGAAAGTATCGTCACGCCTTCCGAGTTTAGCGGGCACGTTAGCATCTCGCGGGACGGCAACAAAATTCTCTACGCAGCCCGGGAGCAACGCAGCAGCATTGAGCGTATCGGTTTTGACCCGGACCGTCCGGCACTTACTCCACCGGCAGAAATGATTACACGCGGAACGACTGCTTTCATGGATGCCGATTCTTCACCCGATGGAAACTGGCTTGCTTTGCGCACAGCCTATAATCCCGAAGATATTTATATTTGCCGATCAGACGGTACGGATCTTCGAAAACTAACAGACGATTCGTTTAAAGATCGCGGTCCCCGTTGGACTCCCGATGGGAAACAGATCATTTTTTATTCGGATCGGAGCGGACGATATGAGTTCTGGCGGATTCAACCGGACGGAAGCGGATTGCAACAATTAACGAAATCGAAAGAAAGTTTGATTGTGAGCACTCCTGTTTTATCGCCGGATGGAAAGCGTCTGGCAATGCAAGTAGGATCGCGGGCCAGCATTGCGGATCTGACAGCATCGACCCCTGTTACAGAATTTCAAGCGCTGCCACCTCCTCCCATTCCAGAAGGAAGGTTTATTGCAAGCTCATGGTCACCGGACGGAAAAAAGCTTGCAGGATTCGGAGCTCGTGAAACCATCATCGGCGTTTATGTGTATACTTTTGAAAATCTAACTTATGAAAAATTGGCCGACCTGGAATTATCTGGCAGTCTTACAGGTTTCGGTCCTGGAGGTTTACACTGGCTGAACGACAACCGGCGAATTCTTTACGGGGCTCCTGACCAATTGCGAATCATTGATTCGCAAACGAAGAAGTCGCAAGTCATCGCAGAAATCGATCCTGAGCTTCAAATGTTTAAACCGACCAGAGATAACCGTTCGCTTTATTACACTCGCGTCAGTCAGGAATTCGATATCTGGATGATGCAGCTCAAGTAATCGCGTCTTCGCCTAGTTCAATGTAATGCAAGGTTCAATAGTATTTGTGATTGCGTTTTAAGTTACATTTAGTATACTTTTGGTATGGAACGTACAACTATGTCTTTAAAAGTCTCCAAAAGCTTCCTGACCGAGTTTCGCAAATTCTGCGACGCTCACGCGCTTTCTATCGGCAAATTTACAGAGATGCAACTTACTGAGATTATGGAAGATTATCATTTTGGCCTGAAAGCTGAACAGGTTTTGGTCAAGGGAGACTCCAGACGCAAATCGCTGAGAGATGTCGTTCGCGCGTCCAAATGAAGCTTTCGTTCACTTTTGACTGGCTTGACCAATTTGAAAAGTTGGATTCAGCGGTGAAACGGCAGATCATTGCGAAGCTGAAGGAGATCGTCCGAATGGACCCCTACCCTCATGAAGCGCTCAAAGGAAAACAATTTAAGGGTTTATTTAAACTGCGTGTAGGCGACTATCGACTCATTTATCGAATGGTTGATGGAACAACGATGGATTTTCTTTGTTTAGAACATCGGCGAGACATTTACAACTGACGCCGCACTCCTTCAGTTCAGCGAATCCTGAACGCCCTCCGTAACAATCATGTGGGTCGTGGCACTTTGAAGTCTGAGATTTTTGGCCAAAGCATATTCCGGAGAATCAAACCATTCTTTTGCGCGGGCAAGGCTTTCAAATTGAAGAATCACAAAACGCTTGGGAGTCCAATCTCCTTCCAGGACTTCTGTAACTCCACCGCGCGCTAAATATTTCCCGCCGTACTGCGCGATGGATGCAGGAGCAAGACGTTTGTACTCTTCGTAGATGATGCGATCTTGAACATCTATGTCAACAATGACATAAGCTGGCATAAGCTCTTAGCTCCGCCGGCGGGACGCCCGCGCCACTTTGTTTAATAGCCGTAGTTGACCGGCTGGCACCATTGATCTTTGGCTCGCAATCGCTGCAGCTGGTCCCCCATTTTTTCAGCGTACTCTTTGCGATCC
This genomic window contains:
- a CDS encoding LamG domain-containing protein, encoding MIHASDGRYAIRSIGPYFIVQDRRISTKHISVGTDESFEIIDVNYPPPPRPVKIESAALIQEAAVYQKEVLCNGIDSSLQLRLKTPLNGSSMTIALWIYYESYKRDWNQSFWLSQIAEDQETISLYTTWGRLAWRCNGADVAVSRGEFQFRKWHHVAIVVEGMRNILYVDGFPQRNGSSRVTPSLSAPLWFGRSAKGEPESFCNGMMKDILILNRALSPKEVRGIAVE
- a CDS encoding SUMF1/EgtB/PvdO family nonheme iron enzyme, encoding MWRRFLLSFPGSEHATEAQESILRLRAETLLRARRATDPHEARGAWHTFVTLFPDRTPDESCEFQQGLHGALVRIEPTPKRWREYLKVCPDGPLAREAQEFVDAYAWVPSWAVTWGMESLPNGRCWAELEVKGVRQRLRLIEPGVFLMGSPAEEDGEQNETPQHEVALTKPYWIAETECTQALWKAVIETNPSKFQAENRPVETVSWEDCTLFIKKLNQSIAGLEARLPLEAEWEYACRAGTVGPFAGSGLWQEMAWVLENCSGETHDVKQRSANAWGLHDMQGNVAEWVSDGLRAFDHKKSIDPVGPVPNVKACHRGGCWAWGVHSARSAARNPLHRDVRGPEHGFRLAVSASRDESGWVYYATGEPDIDRLAKSPEHGIFLGDLKPLPATSPYAPLVNDAWGVRRCMIGDRTCVTFVTVHPPGEFSWSIPPGALQFTTVLARADIVQTFHSSWTYEFLIDEKVVFMSPPLSERRKGIPLVIDIPPGSRRLTVITDPLGDRSYDHAILAWPYFRLRPLVEQLSHIPDDAIFLGDLVPMKVKVGSGTLNVCKDVNEKVLPIGGKPCTTFLDLAAPASVTYEIPDDAHRFTAIGSRWDQDVCAHGTWKYEIWIDGIRVFDSPALHESPQGIPIDVSIPQQARELTIVVNDFGENSFDSSILAYPCFHLGESSTSVARRIGLKPGEVAFRTSDGGWLCALGEISLLWIVHWNRASGFNGSGSIQSNACSISAHQTDNTFEFKATVV
- a CDS encoding DUF1330 domain-containing protein, giving the protein MPAYVIVDIDVQDLILYEEYKRLAPASIAKYGGKYLARGGATEVLEGVWIPKRFVILQFESVARAKEWVNSPEYAPAKNLRHQCATAHMILTEGL
- a CDS encoding serine/threonine-protein kinase, translating into MVGKVLSHYKITEHLGGGGMGIVYRAEDMKLGRGVALKFLPAELSNDSQALERLQREARAASALNHPNICTIYDIDSAVIRDDSTGQNRTVHFIAMELLEGQTLKHSVLGVPMQLEQTIEIAIQIADALDAAHSQGIVHRDIKPANIFITKRGHAKIMDFGLAKLVGDHHARQLSGASAFETSPEHLTSPGMTVGTVAYMSPEQAKAIELDARTDLFSFGLVIYEMITAHPAFPGNTNAVIFEAILNRDPVSPVRLNPVVPAGLEQIINKAIEKDRDLRYQSAADIRTDLKRLKRDSSSGKSAAVPVPEIASMESVPAQSASTTAVPVTRRTRKPLFIAITVVVVVGLLSAFLFFKKREPKTETAATPVQASFSRVTDFPGPEMLPSISPDGNFVVYTTKEGKDFDIFLQRIGGRNPVNLTKDSETDDYAGAFSPDGQQIAFHKRGGGVFTMGATGESVRRLTDSGFSPAWSPDGKEIIYATEFPILPFGRGNNSELWAVNVNTGTKRLITKGDAVQPAWSHDGRWIAYWAIPAGGGQRDLWIIDSRGGSPIQITNDPAMDWNPVWSPDGHYLYFSSDRGGSMNVWKIRIDPTSAKAIEAPESIVTPSEFSGHVSISRDGNKILYAAREQRSSIERIGFDPDRPALTPPAEMITRGTTAFMDADSSPDGNWLALRTAYNPEDIYICRSDGTDLRKLTDDSFKDRGPRWTPDGKQIIFYSDRSGRYEFWRIQPDGSGLQQLTKSKESLIVSTPVLSPDGKRLAMQVGSRASIADLTASTPVTEFQALPPPPIPEGRFIASSWSPDGKKLAGFGARETIIGVYVYTFENLTYEKLADLELSGSLTGFGPGGLHWLNDNRRILYGAPDQLRIIDSQTKKSQVIAEIDPELQMFKPTRDNRSLYYTRVSQEFDIWMMQLK
- a CDS encoding type II toxin-antitoxin system RelE/ParE family toxin, whose amino-acid sequence is MKLSFTFDWLDQFEKLDSAVKRQIIAKLKEIVRMDPYPHEALKGKQFKGLFKLRVGDYRLIYRMVDGTTMDFLCLEHRRDIYN
- a CDS encoding DUF1330 domain-containing protein, which gives rise to MPAYVIVDIDVQDRIIYEEYKRLAPASIAQYGGKYLARGGVTEVLEGDWTPKRFVILQFESLARAKEWFDSPEYALAKNLRLQSATTHMIVTEGVQDSLN